Proteins encoded within one genomic window of Rhododendron vialii isolate Sample 1 chromosome 1a, ASM3025357v1:
- the LOC131321010 gene encoding acid phosphatase 1-like isoform X1, with amino-acid sequence MKASSILRLKGIQVARWGRRIGCSSGGSTAAVCFRRREEMECRGGGSGGPYFLRQLLCRLKSQWKQLALRRERNSSTIALYSYDIRSYSQNFDEGLAAGGENWNILKYQKNRHMQSAKLGNHNGDNNHNLKKYCESWRMNVELNNIRGFDVVPQECIDHIGKYMTSSQYKSDSERAMEESSLYLSSQFCNFKGDGKDAWIFDVDDTLLSTLPYFKKHQFGGEKLNVTCLEGWMRETKAPALEHTLQLYHEIRGKGIKIFLISSRREHLRDATVDNLIKVGYPGWTSLVLRGLEDEYKEVQSYKAEVRKRLVEEGYRIWGIIGDQWSSFDGLPAAKRTFKLPNSLYYVS; translated from the exons ATGAAAGCTTCGAGTATACTGAGGTTGAAGGGGATCCAAGTGGCCAGGTGGGGGAGGAGAATTGGGTGCAGCAGCGGCGGCTCTACTGCTGCGGTCTGCTTTAGGAGGAGGGAGGAAATGGAATGCCGCGGTGGCGGCAGCGGCGGACCGTACTTTTTGAGGCAGTTGCTTTGTAGGCTCAAGTCTCAGTGGAAGCAGCTGGCTCTCAGAAGGGAAAGAAACAGCAGTACTATTGCTCTGTATAGCTATGATATTCGTAGCTATTCTCAGAATTTTGATGAGG GCTTGGCAGCAGGTGGAGAGAACTGGAACATTCTGAAGTACCAGAAAAATAGGCATATGCAATCAGCAAAACTGGGTAATCACAATGGCGATAACAATCATAATTTGAAGAAGTACTGCGAGAGCTGGAGGATGAATGTGGAGCTGAACAACATAAGGGGTTTCGATGTAGTCCCCCAAGAGTGCATTGACCACATCGGCAAGTACATGACTTCCAGTCAGTACAAATCCGACTCAGAAAGGGCAATGGAAGAGTCTTCACTCTATTTGAGCAGTCAATTTTGTAACTTCAAGGGTGACGGTAAAGATGCCTGGATCTTTGATGTTGATGATACCCTCTTGTCCACACTGCCTTACTTCAAGAAACACCAATTTGG TGGGGAGAAGCTGAATGTAACTTGTTTGGAAGGATGGATGAGGGAGACTAAGGCACCAGCTCTTGAGCACACACTCCAACTGTACCATGAGATAAGAGGAAAGGGGATTAAGATCTTTCTGATCTCCTCAAGAAGGGAACACCTCAGAGATGCCACTGTTGACAACCTCATCAAGGTTGGGTATCCTGGCTGGACTTCTCTCGTATTGAG GGGATTAGAAGATGAATACAAGGAAGTGCAAAGCTATAAAGCCGAGGTAAGAAAACGATTGGTTGAAGAAGGGTACCGGATATGGGGAATCATCGGCGATCAGTGGAGCAGTTTTGATGGACTCCCAGCTGCAAAGAGAACATTCAAGCTTCCAAATTCCTTGTATTATGTTTCCTGA
- the LOC131321010 gene encoding acid phosphatase 1-like isoform X2, with protein sequence MHTHMQMGRDLWLFLAIASLFTGLAAGGENWNILKYQKNRHMQSAKLGNHNGDNNHNLKKYCESWRMNVELNNIRGFDVVPQECIDHIGKYMTSSQYKSDSERAMEESSLYLSSQFCNFKGDGKDAWIFDVDDTLLSTLPYFKKHQFGGEKLNVTCLEGWMRETKAPALEHTLQLYHEIRGKGIKIFLISSRREHLRDATVDNLIKVGYPGWTSLVLRGLEDEYKEVQSYKAEVRKRLVEEGYRIWGIIGDQWSSFDGLPAAKRTFKLPNSLYYVS encoded by the exons atgcATACGCATATGCAAATGGGAAGGGATCTGTGGTTGTTTCTAGCCATCGCCAGTCTCTTCACAGGCTTGGCAGCAGGTGGAGAGAACTGGAACATTCTGAAGTACCAGAAAAATAGGCATATGCAATCAGCAAAACTGGGTAATCACAATGGCGATAACAATCATAATTTGAAGAAGTACTGCGAGAGCTGGAGGATGAATGTGGAGCTGAACAACATAAGGGGTTTCGATGTAGTCCCCCAAGAGTGCATTGACCACATCGGCAAGTACATGACTTCCAGTCAGTACAAATCCGACTCAGAAAGGGCAATGGAAGAGTCTTCACTCTATTTGAGCAGTCAATTTTGTAACTTCAAGGGTGACGGTAAAGATGCCTGGATCTTTGATGTTGATGATACCCTCTTGTCCACACTGCCTTACTTCAAGAAACACCAATTTGG TGGGGAGAAGCTGAATGTAACTTGTTTGGAAGGATGGATGAGGGAGACTAAGGCACCAGCTCTTGAGCACACACTCCAACTGTACCATGAGATAAGAGGAAAGGGGATTAAGATCTTTCTGATCTCCTCAAGAAGGGAACACCTCAGAGATGCCACTGTTGACAACCTCATCAAGGTTGGGTATCCTGGCTGGACTTCTCTCGTATTGAG GGGATTAGAAGATGAATACAAGGAAGTGCAAAGCTATAAAGCCGAGGTAAGAAAACGATTGGTTGAAGAAGGGTACCGGATATGGGGAATCATCGGCGATCAGTGGAGCAGTTTTGATGGACTCCCAGCTGCAAAGAGAACATTCAAGCTTCCAAATTCCTTGTATTATGTTTCCTGA